Part of the Deinococcus multiflagellatus genome, GCCAGAACATCGGCAAAGGCGCCGCAGCCGCAGGCTTCCAGAAACAGATCCTGGCCCCAGGGCGCCGTGACGCGGCCCAGGTCGAAGGGCTGCACCTGCGCCGCACCGTACGACGCCAGAATGTCCAGCGGCGCGCCCTGAATGCCCAGTGTCCGCGCCACGTTGTTGGCGGTGCCCATCGGCACGATGCCCAGCACCACGCCGGGGCGGCCCGCCAGTTGCAGGGCCACCGCGCGCACGGTGCCGTCACCACCCGCCACGAAGACGGGGCCCTGCGCCGTGGCCAGCGCTTCCTGCAACTCGTCCTCAGAGGTGGTGGCGCGGCACACAGGCTGGAACCCCAGGCCATGCAGCACACCCACCAGATCCTCGGGGGTGCAGTGGCCGCTGCCGCCCGCATTCGCGTTGTAAATCAGGGTGGCGTGGCCCCGGTCTGTCTGGGTGGGCGATGGGCCGGTGGCTGCTGTCATAGCGCCACTGTAGTCAGCCAGCTCAGCGGTTGCCTTGAGCAAATCGTGGGAGAAGGGGCGGGCAGGCGGTGCGAGTGGGCACATGAGGCAAAGTGTGGTTGGCCTGTGCCCTAAGCTGGGGCCCGCACTGGAGGCCCCCATGCAGCAGATCTTTGCCACCCCCAAAGATGACAAGAGTAATCCCTACTCGACGGTGAACGCGGCGCCCAAGGGACAGTTCTGCAAGCCTTACTCGTCACAGGAACTCCGCAATGGCACCATGCGCTTTGACTTGCTGAAAGCGAATGCGGGCCTGACGGTCGTTGGACTGAAGTTTGGGCGAGAAGTGGAAGCGCTCTGGCGCCAATACCTGAGAGGGGGGACAGGAAAACGCCTTGAAATCACCAAGGACAAGTACCCCACCGTGTACCAGTCCTTCGTCAATGCGAAGGCCAATGAGAGCGTGGCCTCTTTGATCTGTAGCAATATCGCTGTCCGGATGTCCCTGGGCGAAATTGCGAAGAAGGGTGGCGTCTTCGATATTCAGAAGCTGGTTCCTGCAGATGAACTGCGCGAGTTTGTCTCGATGCTGCGGTACAGCAAGAAGGACGGCGCAGCGGGCAATCTGGCAGGGAACTTCACCTCTGGCAGTGACTTTGGCAAGGACACACGCAGCGTCACCGGCAAAGCACACATCAAATTCCTGACGAATAAAAGCGTCCAGATTAAACTGGTCCTGAATATCACCGTCAATGACGCAATAGATCTCTGCCCCGGTCAACCTGGGGATAAGGATGAGCAGCTCCTGACGGTGCCCTTGAGCCGACTGGAGAAGTCAGGGATGGCCGGCGATATTGGGTTTTCAGTGTCCTACCCTTACACCTACACAGAGTTGAAAAAGCTGTGAAGCGGTGGGGCGCTTTGATCCTGCTCTCGGCCTGCGCGTCCACAGCCCCTCTAAAGGCCCAATGGATAGAAGAGGAGTTCGGAGGGACGCTGCAGAACGTGGATTGCCGGGGTCAAACTGAGGACAGTTACATTGTGTGCACGTTCGACAACACAACAAAATTCAGGGCCTTTCTTGCCACCAATGCTCGCACGAAGACGGTCAGTTTATTGAGTTTGGGCTACCGCAAGCCCCTTGCCCAGCTGACGGGGAAGGATAGAGGTGACTCCGCACATTTGAGGTACGGCTGTAAAGCCGATGATCTAGCGCAGGCGGGGCAAGACTGGGTCACTGTATACCCGACGATTGCCTTGTTGAGGCGGCATGCCAAGCCAGAGGCGGCGCCTCATTTTGAACTCCTGCTTGGCCAGAAA contains:
- a CDS encoding diacylglycerol/lipid kinase family protein, with protein sequence MTAATGPSPTQTDRGHATLIYNANAGGSGHCTPEDLVGVLHGLGFQPVCRATTSEDELQEALATAQGPVFVAGGDGTVRAVALQLAGRPGVVLGIVPMGTANNVARTLGIQGAPLDILASYGAAQVQPFDLGRVTAPWGQDLFLEACGCGAFADVLAEYDPESGKSPLRAVQALTTALTSFDPPPLSLTVDGQTAPPTAFALLEVMNTRATGPRLRLATHADPGDGQLDVVRIDAGGREGLLAYLAALARDEFDALSSVESSRAAVVDIPYSGQAFHIDAEVRPPVPGAAGVVRVEAWPGALQVLVPQQGEG